Within bacterium, the genomic segment CGGAACCTACATTTTGAAGGCATAAACCAAAGGAGAGGTTATCAATCGATGTTTTATAAAAGGTGCCAAAATCAAATGCTATTGTAGAGGCATCCTCTTGTTCTATTTTTTCATAGATAATCTTAAGATTTGCCCCAACAGAAAGTCTATCATTCCAGGGATGGGCATAAGAAATGGTCAGACAGGAATCCGAGGCAGTCCAATCCGGTGCAGGCTTATTTCCTACCAGACTGCCTTTTATATCACCCATATGGAGATAGGCTAAACTTCCACCAAGGACTCCACCCCACCACATCTGCTGAGCATAACCAAGATATTCATATTTTATCGATTGAAACCATTGATTATGCATGGCAGTCAAAGAAATAGTTCCGGCATAGACTAAGCCTGCAGGGTTATAATTGATGGTATTGACATCATCTCCTACGCCAGCAAAGGCACCGGCTAAAGCCCCCTGTCTTGCCCCAACATCTAACTTTAAAAAATTAGCACAGGTTTCCCCGGTATACTTATCCTGGGCATTGACAGGATAAGCAAGCAACAGACTTATTATCATAATCAATAAATTTACCTTTGGCATTTTTTGTATTTCCTTTTCGTGAGTAATCAGAAACCAGAAACCAGTAACCAGAAACCAGAAATCAGAAACCAGAAACGAGATTATTCAGAATTAGATAGTCCCCTAATCATACTCGTAATTTCTCTCCCCTCCATTCTCAATTCTAAATAAACTATATTATCTATTAATTTTTGTCTTTTCAAAACATTAAAAATAGGTAACCGTTCAGGGCTATACATTAGAAGTGTAAACAAGGAGAAATGGGGAAAAGGGAGAATTGGAGAAATGGCTCAAACTTTTTCTTGCTCCACCCTTCGGACATCAATCCTGGAGTCTGCGAAAT encodes:
- a CDS encoding PorV/PorQ family protein, producing the protein MPKVNLLIMIISLLLAYPVNAQDKYTGETCANFLKLDVGARQGALAGAFAGVGDDVNTINYNPAGLVYAGTISLTAMHNQWFQSIKYEYLGYAQQMWWGGVLGGSLAYLHMGDIKGSLVGNKPAPDWTASDSCLTISYAHPWNDRLSVGANLKIIYEKIEQEDASTIAFDFGTFYKTSIDNLSFGLCLQNVGSGLKFIQEKSDLPINIKAGMSVKLLDERLLIALDANKPVDNEMNLRLGVEYQLIDALALRAGYRTDPDIGSGFSGGVGLKVMNYALDYGFAPYGNLGDTHRISLRMDFLPE